The Streptomyces achromogenes genome window below encodes:
- the arc gene encoding proteasome ATPase, with translation MAAHDDDMNRGIRPGRGSDDPSGQIAYLEQEIAVLRRKLADSPRHTRILEERIVELQTNLAGVSAQNERLAGTLREARDQIVALKEEVDRLAQPPAGFGVFLTANEDGTADIFTGGRKLRVNVSPGVELEELRRGQEVMLNEALNVVEAMEYESVGDIVTLKEVLEDGVRALVQGHTDEERVVRLAEPLLDVVIRPGDALLLEPRSGYVYEVVPKSEVEELVLEEVPDIGYEQIGGLGGQIEMIRDAVELPYLYPDLFKEHELRPPKGVLLYGPPGCGKTLIAKAVANSLAKKVAEVTGQATGKSFFLNIKGPELLNKYVGETERQIRLVFQRAREKASEGTPVIVFFDEMESLFRTRGSGVSSDVENTIVPQLLAEIDGVEGLQNVVVIGASNREDMIDPAILRPGRLDVKIKIERPDAEAAKDIFQKYLTERLPLHSEDVGEHGGDKTTTVQSMIQTAVEHMYAESEENRFLEVTYANGDKEVLYFKDFNSGAMIENIVGRAKKMAIKDFLDKNQKGLRVSHLLQACVDEFKENEDLPNTTNPDDWARISGKKGERIVYIRTLITGKQGADTGRSIDTVANTGQYL, from the coding sequence GTGGCAGCCCACGACGACGACATGAACCGCGGCATCCGCCCGGGACGAGGGTCCGACGACCCGTCCGGGCAGATTGCCTACCTTGAGCAGGAGATCGCCGTCCTGCGGCGCAAGCTCGCCGACTCTCCGCGACACACGAGGATTCTCGAAGAGCGGATCGTCGAGCTCCAGACCAACCTGGCCGGCGTGTCCGCCCAGAACGAGCGACTCGCGGGCACACTCCGCGAGGCCCGCGACCAGATCGTGGCCCTCAAAGAAGAAGTCGACCGGCTCGCACAGCCACCGGCCGGCTTCGGCGTCTTCCTCACGGCGAACGAGGACGGCACGGCCGACATCTTCACCGGAGGCCGCAAACTCCGCGTGAACGTCAGCCCCGGCGTCGAGCTCGAAGAGCTCCGACGCGGCCAGGAAGTGATGCTCAACGAAGCGCTCAACGTGGTCGAGGCCATGGAGTACGAGAGCGTCGGCGACATCGTCACCCTCAAAGAGGTCCTCGAGGACGGCGTACGCGCCCTCGTGCAGGGACACACCGACGAAGAAAGAGTGGTCAGGCTCGCCGAACCCCTCCTCGACGTCGTCATCCGCCCCGGCGACGCCCTGCTCCTCGAACCCCGCTCCGGATACGTCTACGAGGTCGTCCCCAAGAGCGAGGTCGAGGAACTCGTCCTCGAAGAGGTCCCCGACATCGGCTACGAGCAGATCGGCGGCCTCGGCGGCCAGATCGAGATGATCCGCGACGCCGTCGAGCTCCCCTACCTCTACCCCGACCTCTTCAAGGAGCACGAGCTGCGCCCGCCCAAGGGCGTCCTGCTCTACGGGCCGCCCGGATGCGGCAAGACGCTCATCGCCAAGGCCGTCGCCAACTCGCTGGCCAAGAAGGTCGCCGAAGTCACCGGCCAGGCCACCGGCAAGAGCTTCTTCCTCAACATCAAGGGCCCCGAGCTCCTCAACAAGTACGTCGGCGAGACCGAGCGGCAGATCCGCCTCGTCTTCCAGCGCGCCAGGGAGAAGGCCTCCGAGGGCACCCCCGTCATCGTCTTCTTCGACGAGATGGAGTCCCTCTTCCGCACCCGCGGCTCCGGCGTCAGCTCCGACGTGGAGAACACCATCGTCCCGCAGCTCCTCGCCGAGATCGACGGCGTCGAAGGCCTGCAGAACGTGGTCGTCATCGGCGCCTCCAACCGCGAGGACATGATCGACCCCGCCATCCTGCGCCCCGGCCGCCTCGACGTGAAGATCAAGATCGAGCGCCCGGACGCCGAAGCGGCCAAGGACATCTTCCAGAAGTACCTCACCGAACGCCTGCCCCTGCACTCCGAGGACGTCGGCGAACACGGCGGCGACAAGACCACCACCGTCCAGAGCATGATCCAGACGGCAGTGGAACACATGTACGCCGAATCCGAGGAAAACCGCTTCCTGGAAGTCACCTACGCCAACGGCGACAAGGAAGTCCTCTACTTCAAGGACTTCAACTCCGGCGCCATGATCGAGAACATCGTCGGCCGCGCCAAGAAGATGGCCATCAAGGACTTCCTCGACAAGAACCAGAAGGGCCTGCGCGTCTCCCACCTCCTCCAGGCATGCGTGGACGAGTTCAAGGAGAACGAGGACCTCCCCAACACCACCAACCCCGACGACTGGGCCCGCATCTCCGGAAAGAAGGGCGAACGGATCGTGTACATCCGCACCCTCATCACCGGAAAGCAGGGCGCGGACACCGGACGCTCCATCGACACGGTGGCGAACACCGGACAGTACCTGTAA
- a CDS encoding ferredoxin, with translation MGVQQEAGVGGEALEVWIDQDLCTGDGICAQYAPEVFELDIDGLAYVKGADDELLQAVGAATPVPLPLLTDVVDSARECPGDCIHVRRVSDRVEVYGPDAE, from the coding sequence ATGGGCGTGCAGCAGGAGGCCGGTGTCGGCGGTGAGGCGCTGGAGGTCTGGATCGATCAGGATCTCTGTACCGGCGACGGGATCTGTGCGCAGTACGCGCCCGAGGTGTTCGAGTTGGACATCGACGGTCTGGCGTATGTGAAGGGTGCGGACGACGAGCTGTTGCAGGCCGTGGGGGCGGCGACGCCGGTTCCGTTGCCGCTGTTGACGGATGTGGTCGACTCGGCGCGGGAGTGTCCGGGCGACTGCATTCATGTGCGTCGGGTTTCGGACCGGGTCGAGGTGTACGGTCCGGACGCCGAGTGA
- a CDS encoding tRNA (adenine-N1)-methyltransferase: MSEPTGAARRRGPFKVGDQVQLTDPKGRHYTFTLEAGKNFHTHKGSFPHDELIGAPEGSVVRTTGNVAYLALRPLLPDYVLSMPRGAAVVYPKDAGQILAFADIFPGARVVEAGVGSGSLSSFLLRAIGDQGMLHSYERREDFAEIARQNVERYFGGPHPAWQLTVGDLQDNLSDTDVDRVILDMLAPWECLEAVSKALVPGGILCCYVATTTQLARTVESIREIGSFNEPTSWESMIRNWHVEGLAVRPDHRMIGHTGFLLTARRLADGVEPPMRRRRPAKGAYGEDYTGPNADGGSSR; encoded by the coding sequence ATGTCCGAACCGACCGGTGCCGCCCGCAGGCGCGGGCCCTTCAAGGTCGGGGACCAGGTTCAGCTGACCGACCCCAAGGGCCGCCACTACACGTTCACGCTCGAAGCCGGGAAGAACTTCCACACCCACAAGGGTTCCTTCCCGCACGACGAACTGATCGGCGCACCCGAGGGCAGCGTTGTCCGCACCACCGGGAACGTCGCCTACCTCGCGCTGCGCCCCCTGCTCCCCGACTACGTCCTCTCCATGCCCCGCGGGGCAGCCGTCGTCTACCCGAAGGACGCGGGACAGATCCTCGCCTTCGCCGACATCTTCCCCGGCGCACGCGTCGTCGAGGCCGGCGTCGGCTCCGGCTCGCTCAGCAGCTTCCTGCTGCGCGCCATCGGCGACCAGGGCATGCTGCACTCCTACGAGCGCCGCGAGGACTTCGCCGAGATCGCCCGGCAGAACGTGGAGCGCTACTTCGGCGGCCCGCACCCCGCCTGGCAGCTCACCGTCGGCGACCTCCAGGACAACCTGTCCGACACCGACGTCGACCGCGTCATCCTCGATATGCTCGCCCCCTGGGAATGCCTCGAGGCCGTCTCCAAGGCGCTCGTGCCCGGCGGCATCCTGTGCTGCTACGTCGCCACCACCACCCAGCTCGCCCGGACCGTCGAGTCCATCCGGGAGATCGGCTCGTTCAACGAGCCCACCTCCTGGGAATCGATGATCCGCAACTGGCACGTGGAAGGCCTCGCCGTCCGCCCGGACCACCGGATGATCGGCCACACCGGCTTCCTGCTCACCGCCCGCCGCCTCGCCGACGGCGTCGAGCCGCCCATGCGCCGCCGCCGCCCCGCCAAGGGCGCCTACGGCGAGGACTACACCGGCCCCAACGCCGACGGAGGCAGCAGCCGCTGA
- a CDS encoding site-2 protease family protein, with product MVESGGSGRPRPDSEQSAEHPATPAPAATDVPPSEPQAAGPTDAHRQQPAPHADSHTPETAPAPAHAPGDKAAPGTGRPGADQAGRGDTADGDEPAADEAGTDETAPEADGTHAEDTGDTGTRTGHHTAGTAADAGADAGRPAPPALPKGPPPQRPPEQPRGGILMGRPFGVPVYVAPSWFLVAALITWVFGGQLDRVLPELGAARYLVSLFFAVAFYASVLIHELAHTIAALRFKLPVRRIQLQFFGGVSEIEKEAETPGREFWLAFVGPLLSLALAGVFYLAMNAVEPGTVPGVLVAGLMISNLIVAIFNLLPGLPLDGGRMLRAVVWKITGRPMSGTVAAAWVGRALAVSVLIGLPLLTQSGALGSGAEDSVGMDTVTDALLAAILAAIIWTGAGNSLRMARLREHLPELRARTLTRRAVPVETHTPLSEALRRANDAGARALVVVDAHGEPLSLVREAAIVGVPEHRRPWVAVSGLAQDLNDGMRVSAELAGEDLLDVLRATPATEYLVVEETGEIFGVLSAADVERAFVKAMARPN from the coding sequence GTGGTGGAAAGCGGCGGGAGCGGGCGGCCGCGGCCGGACAGCGAACAGTCGGCCGAGCACCCCGCGACACCTGCGCCCGCGGCCACCGACGTCCCGCCGAGCGAGCCCCAGGCCGCCGGGCCCACCGACGCCCACCGGCAGCAGCCGGCCCCGCACGCCGACAGCCACACCCCCGAAACGGCCCCCGCCCCCGCCCACGCCCCCGGCGACAAGGCCGCCCCCGGCACCGGTCGGCCCGGAGCGGACCAGGCCGGCCGCGGCGACACGGCCGACGGCGACGAGCCCGCAGCGGACGAGGCCGGAACCGACGAGACCGCCCCCGAAGCCGACGGAACCCACGCCGAGGACACCGGCGACACCGGCACCCGCACCGGACACCACACCGCCGGAACAGCAGCCGACGCGGGCGCCGACGCCGGGCGCCCCGCACCCCCCGCCCTCCCCAAGGGCCCCCCGCCCCAGCGCCCACCCGAGCAGCCCCGCGGCGGCATCCTCATGGGCCGCCCCTTCGGCGTGCCCGTCTACGTCGCCCCCAGCTGGTTCCTCGTCGCCGCCCTCATCACCTGGGTCTTCGGCGGCCAGCTCGACCGCGTCCTCCCCGAACTCGGCGCCGCCCGCTACCTCGTCTCCCTCTTCTTCGCGGTCGCCTTCTACGCCTCCGTCCTCATCCACGAACTCGCCCACACCATCGCCGCACTCCGCTTCAAACTCCCCGTCCGCCGCATCCAGCTCCAGTTCTTCGGCGGCGTCTCCGAGATCGAGAAGGAAGCCGAGACCCCGGGCCGCGAATTCTGGCTCGCCTTCGTCGGCCCCCTCCTCTCCCTCGCTCTGGCCGGCGTCTTCTACCTCGCCATGAACGCCGTCGAACCCGGCACGGTCCCGGGCGTCCTGGTCGCCGGCCTGATGATCTCCAACCTCATCGTCGCGATCTTCAACCTCCTGCCCGGCCTCCCCCTCGACGGCGGCCGCATGCTCCGCGCCGTCGTCTGGAAGATCACCGGCAGACCGATGAGCGGCACCGTCGCCGCCGCCTGGGTCGGCCGCGCGCTCGCCGTCTCCGTCCTCATCGGCCTCCCCCTCCTCACCCAGTCCGGCGCCCTCGGCTCCGGCGCCGAGGACAGCGTCGGCATGGACACCGTCACCGACGCGCTGCTCGCCGCCATCCTCGCCGCGATCATCTGGACCGGCGCCGGCAACAGCCTGCGCATGGCCCGCCTGCGCGAACACCTCCCCGAACTGCGCGCCCGCACCCTCACCCGCCGCGCCGTCCCCGTGGAGACCCACACCCCCCTGTCCGAAGCACTGCGCCGCGCCAACGACGCCGGCGCCCGCGCCCTCGTCGTCGTCGACGCCCACGGCGAACCGCTCTCCCTCGTCCGGGAGGCCGCGATCGTCGGCGTCCCCGAACACCGCCGCCCCTGGGTCGCCGTCAGCGGCCTCGCCCAGGACCTCAACGACGGCATGCGCGTCTCCGCCGAACTCGCCGGCGAGGACCTCCTCGACGTCCTGCGCGCCACCCCCGCCACCGAATACCTCGTCGTCGAGGAAACAGGAGAGATCTTCGGCGTACTCTCCGCCGCCGACGTCGAACGCGCCTTCGTCAAAGCCATGGCCCGTCCCAACTGA
- a CDS encoding RecB family exonuclease, producing the protein MENSSEGVVRAGDGGVVEEPSRTGAAGPEGAAAGVVAVAPASLSPSRAGDFMQCPLLYRFRVIDRLPEKPSPAATKGTLVHAVLERLFDAPAAERTAAGAKSLIPGQWDRLRETRPEVVELFADDPEGERLAGWLAEAEGLVERWFTLEDPTRLEPAERELFVETELESGLRLRGIIDRVDVAPTGEVRIVDYKTGKAPRPEYAEGALFQMKFYALVVWRLKNVVPRRLQLVYLGSGDVLTYDPVLADLERVERKLLALWEAIREATRTGEWRPRPTKLCGWCDHRAHCPEFGGTPPPYPLPVTLDAPTSAPVRAAASQDGAQGRMGPG; encoded by the coding sequence ATGGAGAACAGCAGCGAGGGCGTCGTCCGGGCGGGCGACGGCGGTGTGGTGGAGGAGCCGTCGCGCACGGGGGCGGCCGGGCCGGAGGGTGCGGCGGCGGGGGTCGTCGCGGTGGCTCCTGCGTCGTTGTCGCCGTCGCGGGCCGGTGATTTCATGCAGTGCCCGCTGCTCTACCGGTTCCGGGTGATCGACCGGCTGCCGGAGAAGCCGAGTCCGGCGGCGACGAAGGGGACGCTGGTGCACGCCGTCCTCGAGCGGCTGTTCGACGCGCCGGCGGCCGAGCGGACGGCGGCGGGGGCGAAGTCGCTGATCCCGGGGCAGTGGGACCGGCTGCGGGAGACGCGGCCGGAGGTGGTGGAGCTGTTCGCCGACGATCCGGAGGGCGAGCGGCTCGCCGGCTGGCTGGCGGAGGCGGAGGGGCTGGTCGAGCGCTGGTTCACCCTGGAGGATCCGACGCGGCTGGAGCCTGCCGAGCGGGAGCTGTTCGTGGAGACCGAGCTGGAGTCGGGTCTGCGGCTCCGCGGGATCATCGACCGGGTCGACGTGGCGCCGACGGGTGAGGTGCGGATCGTCGACTACAAGACGGGCAAGGCTCCGCGGCCGGAGTACGCCGAGGGCGCGTTGTTCCAGATGAAGTTCTACGCGCTGGTCGTGTGGCGGTTGAAGAACGTCGTGCCGCGGCGGCTGCAGCTGGTGTACCTGGGGAGCGGGGACGTGCTGACGTACGACCCGGTCCTGGCGGATCTGGAGCGTGTGGAGCGCAAGCTGCTCGCGTTGTGGGAGGCGATCCGGGAGGCGACGCGGACCGGTGAGTGGCGGCCCCGGCCGACGAAGCTGTGCGGCTGGTGCGATCACCGGGCGCACTGTCCGGAGTTCGGCGGTACTCCCCCGCCGTATCCGCTGCCGGTGACACTCGATGCGCCGACGTCGGCGCCGGTGAGGGCGGCCGCGTCACAGGACGGGGCGCAGGGCAGAATGGGGCCGGGCTAG
- a CDS encoding response regulator, translated as MAIRVLLVDDQPLLRTGFRMILEAEQDIAVVGEAGDGLQAIDQVRALQPDVVLMDIRMPRMDGVEATRQITGPGRDGPAKVLVLTTFDLDEYVVEALRAGASGFLLKDAPANELVQAIRVVASGEAMLAPSITRRLLDKYATHLPSGEETVPDTLHTLTDREVEVLKLVARGLSNAEIAADLFVSETTVKTHVGHVLTKLGLRDRVQAAVYAYESGLVRPGAQ; from the coding sequence GTGGCCATCCGCGTCCTACTGGTCGACGACCAGCCGCTGTTGCGCACGGGCTTCCGGATGATTCTGGAGGCCGAGCAGGACATCGCGGTCGTCGGCGAGGCCGGAGACGGTCTGCAGGCCATCGACCAGGTGCGGGCGTTGCAGCCCGATGTGGTGCTCATGGACATCCGCATGCCGCGGATGGACGGGGTGGAGGCGACCCGGCAGATCACCGGTCCCGGGCGGGACGGTCCGGCGAAGGTGCTGGTGCTGACCACGTTCGATCTGGACGAGTACGTGGTGGAGGCGCTGCGGGCGGGGGCCAGCGGGTTCCTGCTCAAGGACGCCCCGGCCAATGAGCTGGTGCAGGCGATCCGGGTGGTGGCGTCCGGTGAGGCCATGCTGGCGCCGAGCATCACGCGCCGGCTGCTCGACAAGTACGCCACGCATCTGCCGTCGGGCGAGGAGACGGTGCCGGACACGCTGCACACGCTGACCGACCGGGAGGTGGAGGTGCTGAAGCTGGTGGCGCGGGGGTTGTCGAACGCCGAGATCGCCGCCGACCTTTTCGTCAGCGAGACCACGGTGAAGACGCATGTCGGGCATGTGCTGACGAAGCTGGGGCTGCGGGACCGGGTGCAGGCCGCGGTGTACGCGTACGAGAGCGGTCTGGTGCGTCCCGGCGCCCAGTAG